A window from Drosophila kikkawai strain 14028-0561.14 chromosome 2L, DkikHiC1v2, whole genome shotgun sequence encodes these proteins:
- the kek1 gene encoding uncharacterized protein kek1 encodes MQIRGLAILVLSLLLPEVILGNRYHHQLHLYANGVAGGGGAGAGSSSTSSSRSSQSSQNEVYSVADSQPMTEDGYNQHHYPPPVHHSMGSDLDPPAQQLSTCQTVCACKWKGGKQTVECIDRQLIQIPEHIDPNTQVLDMSGNKLQTLSNEQFIRANLLNLQKLYLRNCKIGEIERETFKGLTNLVELDLSHNLLVTVPSLALGFISSLRELTLASNHIHKIESQAFGNTPSLHKLDLSHCDIQTISAQAFGGLQGLTLLRLNGNKLSELLPKTIETLSRLHGIELHDNPWLCDCRLRDTKLWLMQRNIPYPVAPVCSGGPERIIDRTFADLHVDEFACRPEMLPISHYVETAMGENASITCRARSIPVANINWYWNGRLLSNNSAFTAYQRIHMFEKVEGGFEKRSKLVLTNAQETDSSEFYCVAENRAGMAEANFTLHVSMRAAGMASLGSGQIVGLSAALVALIVFALGVIMCLLLRVKRQPYVDSKTPNHMEVITSVNHQNSITNKTQPATGNGSIGGVVIANGAVANIIDGSVVQAGTLERKTSSGGRGGSHVAHDPRSTNPVQKPPRLTDLPYANQGYDNNGSVLSTATCFISPTGSAGNGGNNPDLINDTQRFGSDEFADLKIPPISGGVGGSGEYSRANGCDSLYPSGLWEHNASVGATSADDLFMKRYTDKTPIIDSSSTQLYDLHERTAATDYFSKTFPRSHLQQQALTSAGGGGGGTGSTASTVTTNLSGGSSAGVGVGGGGYPNDYGLPLVPGAEHQHNHQLQMHPLQQLQAQLTSTLNHQKQEGSSTGSSPHFSSRTLPRLHDAGGGSSSSRSSPTPAQANPSSSSSCSILPNGQPINAKTIRVWQKGGVPVLPPVTALKRALISSSRNSPDEGYQEGCGTDV; translated from the coding sequence ATGCAGATCAGGGGACTTGCAATCCTGGTACTcagcctgctgctgcctgaAGTTATTCTGGGCAATCGCTACCATCATCAGCTGCATCTTTACGCCAATGGAGTagcgggaggaggaggagccggaGCTGGTAGTTCCTCAACATCTTCAAGTCGATCCTCGCAGTCGTCCCAGAACGAGGTGTACTCCGTGGCGGACAGCCAGCCAATGACGGAGGATGGCTACAACCAGCACCACTACCCACCACCTGTCCACCATTCCATGGGCTCCGATCTGGATCCACCTGCCCAGCAGCTGAGCACCTGTCAGACGGTGTGCGCCTGCAAGTGGAAGGGCGGCAAGCAGACAGTGGAATGCATCGATCGTCAGCTAATCCAGATTCCAGAGCACATCGATCCCAATACCCAGGTGCTGGACATGTCCGGAAATAAGCTGCAGACCCTGTCCAACGAGCAGTTCATCCGCGCCAATCTCCTCAACCTGCAGAAGCTGTATCTGCGCAACTGCAAGATCGGTGAGATCGAGCGGGAGACCTTCAAGGGTCTCACGAACCTGGTGGAGCTGGATCTCTCCCACAATCTCCTGGTGACCGTGCCCAGTCTGGCCTTGGGCTTTATCTCGTCCCTGAGGGAGCTCACCCTGGCCTCCAATCACATACACAAAATCGAGAGCCAGGCCTTTGGAAATACACCGTCGCTGCACAAATTGGATCTGTCACATTGCGATATTCAAACCATTTCCGCCCAGGCATTCGGTGGCCTCCAGGGTCTAACTCTGCTCCGATTGAATGGGAATAAGTTGAGCGAGCTGCTGCCCAAGACAATCGAGACACTGAGTCGTCTGCATGGCATCGAGCTGCACGATAATCCCTGGCTCTGCGACTGCCGCTTGAGAGACACGAAACTGTGGCTGATGCAGCGCAATATTCCATATCCGGTGGCGCCCGTTTGCTCCGGCGGCCCCGAAAGGATCATCGATCGCACCTTTGCCGATCTGCATGTGGATGAGTTTGCCTGTCGACCGGAAATGCTGCCAATTTCCCATTATGTGGAGACCGCTATGGGTGAGAATGCCTCGATCACCTGCCGCGCACGCTCGATCCCTGTGGCGAATATCAATTGGTATTGGAATGGGCGACTCTTGTCGAATAATTCCGCCTTCACTGCGTACCAGAGGATACACATGTTCGAGAAGGTCGAAGGCGGATTCGAGAAGCGATCGAAACTGGTGCTGACCAATGCCCAGGAGACGGATTCCAGTGAGTTCTATTGCGTAGCCGAGAATCGCGCTGGCATGGCCGAGGCCAACTTCACGCTGCATGTGAGCATGAGAGCCGCTGGAATGGCTTCGCTGGGAAGTGGCCAGATTGTGGGCTTGAGTGCCGCCCTGGTGGCCCTGATTGTCTTCGCCCTGGGGGTGATTATGTGCCTCCTGCTGAGGGTCAAACGGCAGCCGTATGTGGACAGCAAGACCCCCAATCACATGGAGGTGATAACATCGGTCAATCATCAGAATTCCATAACGAACAAGACGCAGCCGGCAACGGGGAATGGGAGCATCGGTGGCGTGGTCATAGCCAACGGAGCTGTGGCCAACATAATCGATGGCAGTGTGGTTCAGGCCGGAACTCTGGAGCGGAAGACCAGCAGCGGAGGCAGGGGAGGATCCCATGTGGCACATGACCCACGCAGCACGAATCCCGTACAGAAACCACCGAGGCTAACGGATCTTCCATACGCCAATCAGGGATATGATAACAATGGCAGTGTCCTGTCCACGGCCACCTGTTTTATCTCACCCACTGGATCAGCGGGAAATGGTGGTAACAATCCTGACCTTATCAACGACACCCAGCGCTTCGGCAGCGATGAGTTTGCGGATCTGAAGATTCCACCCATCAGTGGCGGAGTGGGGGGCAGTGGGGAGTATAGCCGCGCCAATGGCTGTGACTCTCTGTATCCCTCCGGTCTCTGGGAGCACAATGCATCCGTGGGCGCCACCTCGGCGGATGATCTGTTCATGAAACGCTACACGGACAAGACACCCATCATCGACAGCTCCTCCACGCAGCTTTATGATTTACACGAGCGCACGGCAGCCACGGATTACTTTAGCAAGACATTTCCCAGGTCGCACCTCCAGCAGCAGGCATTAACATCGGCGGGAGGTGGAGGCGGAGGCACTGGTTCCACTGCCTCGACGGTGACCACAAATCTTTCGGGTGGCTCCTCGGCGGGAGTTGGCGTTGGCGGAGGCGGTTATCCCAACGACTATGGCCTGCCCTTGGTGCCGGGAGCGGAGCACCAGCACAACCACCAGCTGCAGATGCAtccgctgcagcagctccaggCGCAGCTCACCTCCACGCTGAACCATCAGAAGCAGGAGGGCAGCTCCACTGGCAGCAGTCCGCACTTCAGCAGTCGCACCCTGCCACGACTGCACGACGCCGGCGGCGGCAGCTCCTCGTCCCGCTCCTCGCCAACGCCCGCCCAGGCGAATCCCAGCTCATCCAGTTCCTGCTCGATCCTGCCCAACGGTCAGCCCATCAATGCCAAGACGATACGCGTGTGGCAGAAGGGCGGCGTGCCCGTCTTGCCACCGGTGACGGCCCTGAAACGGGCCCTTATCAGCAGCAGTCGCAACTCGCCGGACGAGGGCTACCAGGAGGGATGCGGAACGGACGTGTAA